The genomic segment atatcccataatgacaagacAAAAACAACTTTTTAGATTTCTTTGCAAAAAAAACCTGAATTGACATTTTACATGAGGATTCGGaatatttactcagtactttgttgaagcacatttggcagtgattacagcctcaagtcttcttgggtatgacgctacaagcttggcacacctgtatgtggggagtttctcccattctctgcagatcctctcaagctctgtcaggttagatggggagaaacgctgcaaatcaaatcaaatcaaatcaaaatcaaaatcaaattttatttgtcacatacacatggttagcagatgttaatgcgagtgtagcgaaatgcttgtgcttctagttccgacaatgcagtaataacgagcaagtaatctaactaacaattccaaaaaaaaaaactactgtcttatacacagtgtaaggggataaagaatatgtacataaggatatatgaatgagtgatggtacagagcagcataggcaagatacagtagatgatatcgagtacagtatatacatatgagataagtatgtaaaccaagtggcatagttaaagtggctagtgatacatgtattacataaggatgcagtcgatgatatagagtacagtatcaacgtatgcatatgagatgaacaatgtagggtaagtaacattatataaggtagcattgtttaaagtggctagtgatatatttacataatttcccatcaattcccatgattaaagtggctggagtagagtcagtgtcattgacagtgtgttggcagtagccactcaatgttagtggtggctgtttaacagtctgatggccttgagatagaagctgtttttcagtctctcggtcccagctttgatgcacctgtactgacctcgccttctggatgacagcggggtgaacaggcagtggctcgggtggttgatgtccttgatgatctttatggccttcctgtagcatcgggtggtgtaggtgtcctggagggcaggtagtttgcccccggtgatgcgttgtgcagacctcactaccctctggagagccttacggttgagggcggtgcagttgccataccaggcggtgatacagcccgccaggatgctctcgattgtgcatctgtagaagtttgtgagtgcttttggtgacaagccgaatttcttcagcctcctgaggttgaagaggcgctgctgcgccttcctcacgatgctgtctgtgtgagtggaccaattcagtttgtctgtgatgtgtatgccgaggaacttaaaacttgctaccctctccactactgttccatcgatgtggatgggggtgttccctctgctgtttcctgaagtccacaatcatctccttagttttgttgacgttgagtgtgaggttattttcctgacaccacactccgagggccctcacctcctccctgtaggccgtctcgtcgttgttggtaatcaagcctaccactgttgtgtcgtccgcaaacttgatgattgagttggaggcgtgcatggccacgcagtcgtgggtgaacagggagtacaggagggggctcagaacgcacccttgtggggccccagtgttgaggatcagcggggaggagatgttgttgcctaccctcaccacctgggggcggcccgtcaggaagtccagtacccagttgcacagggcggggtcgagacccagggtctcgagcttgatgacgagcttggagggtactatggtgttgaatgccgagctgtagtcgatgaacagcattctcacataggtattcctcttgtccagatgggttagggcagtgtgcagtgtggttgagattgcatcgtctgtggacctatttgggcggtaagcaaattggagtgggtcaagggtgtcaggtagggtggaggtgatatggtccttgactagtctctcaaagcacttcatgatgacggatgtgagtgctacgggcggtagtcgtttagctcagttaccttagctttcttgggaacaggaacaatggtggccctcttgaagcatgtgggaacagcagactggtatagggattggttgaatatgtccgtaaacacaccggccagctggtctgcgcatgctctgagggcgcggctggggatgccgtctgggcctgcagccttgcgagggttaacacgtttaaatgtcttactcacttcggctgcagtgaaggagagaccgcatgattccgttgcaggccgtgtcagtggcactgtattgtcctcaaagcgggcaaaaagttatttagtctgcctgggagcaagacatcctggtccgtgactgggctgggtttcttcctgtagtccgtgattgactgtagaccctgccacatacctcttgtgtctgagccgttgaattgagattctactttgtctctgtactggcgcttagcttgtttgatagccttgcggagggaatagctgcactgtttgtattcagtcatgttaccagacaccttgccctgattaaaagcagtggttcgtgccttcagtttcacacgaatgctgccatcaatccacggtttctggttagggaatgttttaatcgttgctatgggaacgacatcttcaacgcacgttctaatgaactcgcacaccgtatcagcgtattcgtcaatgttgttgtctgacgcaatacgaaacatctcccagtccacgtgatggaagcagtcttggagtgtggagtcagcttggtcggaccagcgttggacagacctcagcgtgggagcttcttgttttagtttctgtctgtaggcagggatcaacaaaatggagtcgtggtcagcttttccgaaaggggggcggggcagggccttatatgcatcgcggaagttagagtaacaatgatccagggtcttagctgcacagctattttcaggtctcaggtctggctgggccactcaaggacattcagagacttgtcccgaagccactcctgcattatcttggctgtgtgctttagggtcattgccctgttggaaggtgaaccttcgccgcagtctgaggttctgagcactctgaagcaggttttcatcaaggatctctctgtactttgctccattcatcttttcttCGATCCTGACTCCTCctcccgctgaaaaacatccccacagcatgatgctgccaccaccatccttcaccatagggatggtgccaggtttcctccagatgtgactcttggcattcaggccaaagagttcaatcttggattcatcagaccagagaatgttgtttcttatggtctgagagtctttaggtgccttctgaCAGACTCCAAGCgggccgtcatgtgccttttactgaagattggcttccgtctggccactctatcataaaggcctgattggcggagggctgcggagatggttgaccttctggaagattctcccttctccacagaggaactcaggagctctgttaaagtgaccattgggttcttggtcagctccctgaccaaggcccttctcccctgattgctcagtttggctgggcggccagctctaggaacagtcttggtggttccaaacttcttttatatttaagaatgatggaggccactgtgttcttggggaccttcaatgctacaaaAAAAGGTAtggaacaacacatctgccactctgatcctcagcATGGaggcccttcaggggtgcgtgctcagtcccctcctgtgtactccctgttcacatatgactgcacggccaggcacgactccaacaccataatttaagtttgccgatgacacaacggtggtaggcctgatcaacaatgacaagaccgcatataggtaggaggtcagagacctggccaacaacaacctttccctcaacgtaatcaagaaAAGGAgaactgagcatgcccccattcatattgacagggctgtagtggaggttgagagcttcaagttccaagcacaccaagacagtcatgaagagggcatgacaaaacctattcccctcaggagactgaaaagatttggcatgggacctcagatcctcaaaagcatctacagctgcaccatcgagagcatggttgcatcactgccgggtatggcaactgctcggcctttgaccgcaaggcactacagagagtagagCGTActtcccagtacatcacttgggacaagcttcctgccagccaggacctctgtaccaggcggtgtcagaggaaggccctaaaaattgtcaaagaccccagccatcccagtcatagactgttctctctactaccgcacgtcaagcggtaccggagtgtcaagtctaggtccaagaggcttctaaacaagccataagactactgaacatctaatcaaatggcttttTGCATTacccccctcttttatgctgctgttattgtctatgcataagtcactttaataactctaaccACGTGTATATTACCTCAACTTTACTATATTACCTTGACTTACTGGTGCcccgcacattaactctgtacccctgtatatagcctcactattgttattttactgctgctctttaattatttgttacttttacttattttctttattttgtatttttcttaactgcattgttgtttaagggcttgtatatTCCGCTTCAGGCTTAATTTGAGCTTCAAGAGTTCTATTATTCCATGTGAAAGCCTACACTATTTTTCTTACAAAGAATGCAAATGTTACAATGATACAACCATGAGAAATTAAACACAATGGGAAGTATAAGTTCTAACAGTTTCATTATTCTTGATAAAACAAAATTTGGATTAAAAATCAAGAACCGCTTCACCAGACACCATAACTAAAGTTGGTCATGTGCAGTAGATCATCTACTGGGTGTCAACCAACAGGAGCATAAGGCAGAATCTGTGAGGGCCAGCAGCAGTAGGCAGTGGGAGGAAGAGTGTCAAATCTTCTTCTTCTGGTTAGGGTATATtaatctctggctccctcttcaGTAATTTGTCTGTTCATTTTTGGACAAACTTGCATTGTCTCCATGGTGATAATGGAGCAGCCTTCATTGcatataaaatgctaattaatttcttaaaaatcatacaatgtgattttctggatttttgttttagattccatctctcacagttgaagtgtaactatgataaaaaattacagacctctacatgctttgtaagtaggaaaatcggcagtgtatcaaatacttgttctccccactgtataatatataagacgaggacaaaggacgtctgactgctgTCATCTTGGATGTCGTtagtaatgtaagaaataaaaatacattaataaaccaaaatactgcaaagtttcctaagagcaAGAAGCGGGGGAACCCTCTGTCGGGTTACTTGTCTTGCAGCCTTTCATTCACCCTCTTGAATAAATGTTTACATTTGTATACACCAGTCACTGATGTTTTCTGTAATCCACTTTTTGTTCCCCTCTTCAGGCTAAAGAGATCCTGACCAAGGAGTCCAACGTGCAGGAGGTGCGCTGTCCTGTCACGGTGTGCGGAGATGTGCACGGCCAGTTCCATGACCTCATGGAGCTTTTCAGAATCGGGGGTAAATCGCCCGACACCAACTACCTATTCATGGGGGACTACGTAGACCGAGGCTACTACTCGGTGGAAACAGTCTCGCTGCTTGTCGCACTAAAGGCAAGTGAACTCTGAACTTGATGAGTGGGCTGAAACCACAGTATTTCAGTTTCTAGTATAAAGTCTGTCTTGCTGCCAGGGGTTGGAACTGGTTCAGTGAACAGGACCAAAAACCGGAAAATTACAATTTTTTAGAGGAACTGAAACAACCAGGGGCGAAAGtgcgatttttatttttttccacaTGGGAACCACTTAATAATGTTATTTTACGTTCCAGGCATTTTTTTCAGTCACACAAAAAAGCGCAACAAAGCGCCTATACAAAGCCCTCACTCAGTCACTCAAATAAGTTTCTATCTGCCAGTTAAAAATCTTTGCCAGTGcatgtaggctacctgcccctccacctCCGAAATATAGACTGGTAGAAAAAAAGTGTGTTTTTCCGAATGCGGTGGAGAGTGCATAATTGTAAATGGTTTTGATTACGATGCGGTTTAGTTTTCACATGGTGGCACCGTGCTGCTGTCACATTCTTTGTAATGAAAAATGCCTTTACTCAAGTTTTTTAGGCCTAGAGCTTTTGGAGCTAAACTCTCTCTTGCTCCGCAGGTCCGTTACCCAAAGCGCATCACGATACTGCGGGGGAACCACGAGAGCAGACAGATCACCCAGGTGTATGGCTTCTACGACGAGTGCTTGAGGAAGTACGGCAATGCCAACGTGTGGAAATACTTCACAGACCTCTTCGACTATCTCCCCCTGACGGCCCTTGTCGACGAACAGGTAACACAAGTGCATaaagttattattattgtcaAAGACAATGTTATTTTATGTCAttatgtgcatcccaaatggcaccctttttcctttatagtgcactacttttgaccagggtctgattttcaccagggtccatagtgctgtggtcaaaagtagtcagaagtttacatacttgtAGGTTGTCATGAAAACTTGTTTTGtcaaccgctccacaaatttcttgttaacaaactatagttttggcaagtcggttaggacatcaactttgtgcatgacaccagtaatttttcaaacatttgtttacagacagattatttcactttataattcgctatcacaattccagtgggtcagaagtttacatacactaaattgactgaacctttaaacagcttggaatattccagaaaaggatgtcatggctttagaagcttctgataggctaattgacatcatttgagtcaattggaggtttacctgtcgatgtatttcaagacctacgttcaaactcagtgcctctttgcttgacatgggaaaaatCCCCAAAAATCAGCcgagacctcagaaataaaatagacctccacaagtctggttcatccttgggagcaatttccaaatgcctgaacgtaccacgttcatctgtataaataatagtacccaagtataaacaccatgggaccacgcagccgtcataccgctcaggaaggagacaagttCCGTCTCCTAGCgacgaacgtactttggtgcgaaaagtgcaaatcaatcccagaaaaacagcaaaagaccttgtgaagatgctggaggaaacgggtacaaaagtatctatatccacagtaaaatgagtcctatatcgatataacctgaaatgccactcagcaaggaagaagccactgctccaaaaccgccatagaaaagccagactatgatttgcaactgcacatggggacaaagatcgcactttttggagaaatgtcctctggtctgatgaaacaaacatgtttggccataatgaccatcgttatgtttggaggaaaaagggggctgcttgcaagccaaagaacaccatccaattgtgaagcacaggggtggcagcatcatgttgtgggggtgctttgcgtcAGGAGGTACTTGTGCACTTaggaaaatagatggcatcaaaaTGGatgatgaccccaagcatacttccaaagttgtggcaaaatggcttaaggacaaccaactcaaggtattggagtggccatcacaaatccctgacctcaatcctatagaaaatttgtgggcagaactgacgatgtgtgtgcgagcaaggaggcctacaaacctgaatcagttacaccagctctgtcaggaggaatgggccaaaattcacccaacgtattgtgggaagcttgtggaaggctacctgaaatgtttgacccaagttaaacaatttaaatgcaatgctaccaaatactaattgagtgcatgtaaacttctgacccaatgggaatgtgacgaaagaaataaacctgaaataaatccttctctctgctattattctgacatttcacattcttaaaataaagtggtgaatctaactgacctaagacagggaatgtttactaggattaaatgtcaggaaaactgagttttaatgtatttggctaaggtgcatgtaaacttccgacttcaactgtacataatagggtgcaatttgggatataCATTGAATGTTATGCATAAGTTCAAAGGAAGCCTTCCTAATTATGTTTGTGATTTACATGTAGGGAACAACCctcttatccaaagtgacttgtCTCACGTAAAGGTAAATCACGTCTATTCTTTCGTCCTATGCTGTAGATCTTCTGCCTGCACGGTGGCCTCTCCCCCTCCATAGACACACTGGATCACATCCGGGCACTGGATCGCCTGCAGGAAGTTCCACACGAGGTCAGTGTTGTCTGACAGAGGACCTAATTAGTCAGCCCTGTCAACCACGCAGACAGTGGGGGTAGGATACTAGCTAGCTGTCAGCACCGAGAGGGGCTGTCAGATGGTATGAGGTCGACTgcatggtgtggtggtgttgacCTACCGCAGTGTTCGAGCTAAGCCCcaggttgtgttcagtaggcacCAAATGGAGTACAATAGGGAGACCTTAACTGGACTTGTACACGGTGAAATAGTCCTTTTTATTTTCTGTCTGTTTTGCTACGTCGTGCCGTAATGAACATGGCCCTGGTCTCTTTTCGAGGCTTAGGCTATTCAGGTTCCAATGCATCACTGTCATTGATGGCTGCAGTTTTATGACAAATATTAGGATTATTTCTCTCCTTTGCAATCCTACTGCCCATTACATATTTAATATGATCTCTGTGTTCAAGCCGTCCTCCATAAGGTCAGAATCCCTGTGCGGCAATTTATTGAGGGCTgcttttcgtgtgtgtgtgtatttcaggggCCCATGTGTGACCTGCTGTGGTCAGACCCAGATGACCGTGGGGGCTGGGGCATCTCCCCCCGAGGTGCTGGCTACACCTTTGGGCAGGACATCTCGGAAACCTTCAACCATGCCAACGGTCTTACCCTTGTGTCCCGTGCCCACCAACTTGTCATGGAGGTAACCCCAGTTATGCTTTTAGTTTAGTCAGTTAATGTTTATGCTCAGTGTCTTTATATACTTGGTTGGTGTAGTTTTAGTATCAAAGCATGTAGCAATTACAGTGATTCTGGGAGTAAAATGCTTCTGTAGATGGTTTAGAATTTGAATTCTCCCATGGAAGAAAGGACaatttttcaaaatgtttcaaGTCAAATATTGTAGTACTTCCGTTCTGTACATGGAACCTGAAGGTCTGTTAAGACTGCTCAGGGGGAATTGAATTTGAGATGTCAAAATGAACAGATATCGCGGTAAGAGCAGATGTAGCCTACACACACTTGAGTTAGCTTGCCCTCCATGTCTTTGTAGATGTTTCAGCTGGAAGCTACTGTGCAAATGTTAGCTGTTTAACATGGATAAAAAATTCAGGAGTCTTGTGTACGCCGTTTTCATTTATAGTATTATCCACTACCGGCTTTGAGGGAGGAGCTGGCGGCTTGTGCCCAAAATGGAACCCTATCCCGCACGTAGTGCACTGTTTTTGAACATTTGCTGAGTGGAATAGATtgctatttgggacgcatcctGGGAGTTCACCTGGCTCAGAATTCCAGGGCCAGAATGTAGAGTTGGGAATTAAGCTGTGTACTGTATACATATAACTACTTCTTGTAAGTGAAGGGTTTAAGTACCTAAAATACATACATGGCATATTCCCTCAGAAAGATCTAACTAATGATTAGAATAAGCAATTTAAGGTTCACTTAACTTTTTATGGTGATGCTGATTTTTGTTTTCCAGGGCTACAACTGGTGTCATGACCGAAACGTTGTCACCATCTTCAGTGCACCAAACTACTGCTATCGCTGTGGCAACCAAGCTGCCATCATGGAACTGGACGATACTCTTAAATACTCTTTGTAAGTGACATTGAGGTTCTGAGGCTCTAAGGACAGGTGAACTCAGATGAGTGTttataaccaggtttccatccaaccagtTCATACAGATTAATTACCTGATGCATTAGAGTCACTACCAGACTGATGGAAACAGGATATGCTGGTACAATTGTATAAATGTCGACAGACAATTTGTTGGTTCGACACGGgatcttttcaaatcaaattttattggtcacattcacatggttagcagatgttattgtgagtgtagtgaaatgcttgtgcttctag from the Oncorhynchus tshawytscha isolate Ot180627B linkage group LG33, Otsh_v2.0, whole genome shotgun sequence genome contains:
- the LOC112247251 gene encoding serine/threonine-protein phosphatase 2A catalytic subunit beta isoform → MELDQWVEQLNECKQLSENQVRTLCEKAKEILTKESNVQEVRCPVTVCGDVHGQFHDLMELFRIGGKSPDTNYLFMGDYVDRGYYSVETVSLLVALKVRYPKRITILRGNHESRQITQVYGFYDECLRKYGNANVWKYFTDLFDYLPLTALVDEQIFCLHGGLSPSIDTLDHIRALDRLQEVPHEGPMCDLLWSDPDDRGGWGISPRGAGYTFGQDISETFNHANGLTLVSRAHQLVMEGYNWCHDRNVVTIFSAPNYCYRCGNQAAIMELDDTLKYSFLQFDPAPRRGEPHVTRRTPDYFL